From Penicillium psychrofluorescens genome assembly, chromosome: 1, one genomic window encodes:
- a CDS encoding uncharacterized protein (ID:PFLUO_001026-T1.cds;~source:funannotate), translating into MQYVRSISGSVSKTWNSINPATLSGAIDVIVIEQEDGTLACSPFHVRFGKFSLLRPFEKKVEFKVNGVKQEYAMKLGEGGEAFFVFETTDDIPASLQTSPLVSPAGSPRPESEEDLPSSLQEPEYLDLERSNLDALSEGRKTPPGIAMQQNTGRAHTDLGVLTPLSRSPDDSDMRPSRPDSLTKLPMFEHSVSVDALSSNTLRSPAMERSPLSSSAEANDEDLDTQSRSRSPPPMLPQEAVSRAMNLSKKLSDSNIPSHVTDTGDLMLDMTGYKSNEEDALRAEVIARKILAEELEGNYDIGALIGADEHGNLWIYSSEESKEAADRRATINSMRPNTAMSEDAVSDPGYHSEGENPLSETTLTRHHRTKSDVQPGFPTPPHSPMHDTFAVETRNYAKTLRLTSDQLKALQLKPGANIMSFSVNKATCTAAMYLWNGNTPIVISDIDGTITKSDALGHVLNMIGRDWTHAGVAKLYTDIVNNGYNIMYLTSRSVGQADTTRAYLHGVCQDTGYRLPKGPVICSPDRTMAALRREIYLRKPEVFKMACLRDILGLFSGKENPFYAGFGNRLTDALSYRSVNIPSTRIFTINSNAEVSLDLLSLTKYKSSYVTMQELLDHFFPPTSLLVQAGGEEYTDFTYWRETPQSLADFSATDSEDGDEEEDEMADDEDEEADDEEYEDELSDGEGSEYLDDETGIAEEEATDMTASYMSQDSVPISNPAGSIIESVEGGPDVGEDIADGQFELQEPISEQIVPISSDPARATSLPLLPKSPRKS; encoded by the exons ATGCAGTACGTCCGGAGCATCAGCGGTTCTGTCTCCAAGACATGGAACTCAATCAACCCGGCGACGCTGAGCGGGGCTATTGATGTGATCGTCATCGAGCAGGAAGATG GAACCCTGGCCTGCTCGCCCTTTCATGTCCGCTTCGGCAAGTTTTCGCTCTTGCGTCCgttcgagaagaaggtggagTTCAAGGTCAATGGAGTGAAACAGGAATATGCGATGAAACtgggtgagggtggtgaggCTTTTTTCGTGTTTGAGACAACCGACGACATTCCTGCATCCTTGCAAACATCACCGCTGGTGTCCCCGGCGGGTAGCCCAAGGCccgagagcgaggaggacctgCCATCGTCCTTGCAAGAACCAGAGTACCTGGACCTTGAGCGGTCCAACCTCGATGCTCTGTCAGAGGGTAGAAAGACGCCCCCGGGAATTGCGATGCAGCAGAATACGGGAAGGGCACATACGGATTTAG GTGTGCTTACACCTCTCTCACGATCTCCTGATGATTCCGACATGCGCCCCTCTCGTCCCGACTCGTTGACCAAGCTACCAATGTTTGAACATTCTGTGTCCGTGGATGCACTTTCAAGCAACACACTTCGATCACCTGCGATGGAGCGCTCCCCCCTCAGTAGCTCGGCTGAAGCGAATGACGAGGACCTTGATACACAAAGTCGTTCCCGCAGTCCTCCCCCAATGCTCCCCCAGGAGGCTGTCTCCCGGGCAATGAACTTGTCCAAGAAGCTATCGGATTCAAACATTCCATCGCATGTCACTGATACGGGGGATCTCATGTTGGATATGACAGGCTATAAGagcaacgaagaagatgcaCTCCGCGCAGAGGTGATTGCCCGTAAAATCCTGGCTGAAGAGCTGGAAGGCAACTACGACATCGGTGCGCTTATTGGAGCTGACGAGCATGGAAACCTGTGGATCTACAGCAGCGAGGAATccaaagaagcagccgaCCGGAGGGCGACCATCAACTCTATGCGGCCTAACACTGCGATGAGTGAGGATGCGGTCTCGGATCCAGGCTATCACAGCGAGGGTGAAAATCCTCTGTCGGAAACGACGCTGACACGGCATCACCGAACCAAGTCGGATGTCCAGCCCGGATTTCCAACACCTCCTCATTCGCCCATGCACGATACGTTCGCCGTTGAGACCCGCAACTACGCGAAGACGCTACGATTGACCAGCGACCAGCTCAAGGCGCTGCAGCTGAAACCCGGCGCCAACATCATGTCGTTCAGTGTCAACAAAGCGACTTGCACGGCCGCGATGTATCTTTGGAATGGCAACACGCCCATCGTGATTTCTGATATTGATGGAACCATCACCAAGTCGGATGCCTTGGGCCATGTCCTCAACATGATCGGACGGGATTGGACCCATGCCGGAGTCGCAAAACTGTATACCGACATCGTCAATAACGGGTACAACATCATGTACCTCACCAGTCGCTCCGTGGGCCAAGCAGACACAACACGTGCTTATCTCCATGGTGTCTGTCAAGATACCGGGTATCGGCTCCCCAAAGGCCCCGTTATTTGCAGTCCGGACCGCACAATGGCGGCGTTGAGACGAGAGATCTATCTGAGAAAGCCGGAGGTTTTCAAGATGGCTTGTTTACGAGACATTCTCGGCCTTTTCTCTGGAAAGGAAAATCCATTCTATGCCGGCTTTGGAAATCGGCTGACAGACGCCCTGAGCTATCGATCCGTGAACATCCCATCCACGCGAATCTTTACCATCAACTCCAACGCCGAGGTGTCCCTGGACCTGCTGAGTCTTACTAAATACAAGAGCAGCTATGTGACAATGCAAGAACTTCTTGATCATTTCTTCCCTCCAACTAGTCTGCTCGTGCAGGCTGGCGGTGAAGAGTACACGGACTTCACCTACTGGAGGGAGACGCCGCAATCGCTGGCAGATTTCTCCGCAACAGACAGTGAAGACGgggacgaggaagaagacgagatggctgacgatgaagatgaagaggctgatgatgaagagTACGAAGACGAACTGAGCGACGGCGAGGGCAGTGAATACCTTGACGATGAGACGGGAATtgcagaagaggaggccACGGACATGACCGCGAGTTACATGTCCCAAGACTCGGTGcccatctccaacccggcCGGCTCGATTATTGAGTCTGTGGAAGGCGGTCCGGACGTTGGAGAGGACATCGCCGACGGGCAATTTGAGTTGCAGGAACCCATCAGCGAGCAGATTGTGCCGATATCCAGCGACCCTGCTCGTGCGacttctcttcctctcctccccaagTCACCACGAAAGTCTTGA
- a CDS encoding uncharacterized protein (ID:PFLUO_001027-T1.cds;~source:funannotate) yields the protein MDAQAYLIRHGWSGPGNPLNPNQRPGPHGGLGLTRPILVARKQNNHGVGKKTTKDPTNQWWLRGFEDALKGIGEENADADRSNNALTSELYRFFVRGTGLAGTIAEREEQRRKAETKVEGKRKREAEDDEDRQAKREKKAARKEEKRKRQKLKDGSAETGSAQSSSETSNSEKCKESKEERRLRRKEKKEKREKKEKEKERRKSDDDGTVDVAKKAKSTKLSAIEEDYPTPMSTDTDSDPDRLDSTATNDESVRRKEKKDSKEKRTSRESKKSKKKESGVDVESKVTKKSKDKKDKKTSKSKDV from the coding sequence ATGGATGCACAAGCCTACCTAATACGCCACGGCTGGTCCGGCCCCGGCAACCCTCTCAATCCGAACCAGCGACCCGGTCCACACGGCGGACTGGGTCTCACGCGGCCGATTCTCGTCGCCCGCAAACAGAACAACCACGGCGTGGGCAAAAAGACGACGAAGGACCCGACAAATCAGTGGTGGCTGCGCGGTTTCGAGGATGCGCTGAAGGGCATCGGCGAGGAAAATGCTGATGCGGATCGGTCGAATAATGCGCTGACCAGCGAGCTGTATCGCTTCTTCGTGCGGGGCACAGGGCTGGCTGGAACGATTGCGGAGAGGGAAGAGCAACGGCGGAAGGCTGAAACCAAGGTGGAGGGAAAACGGAAGAGGGAggctgaagatgatgaggaccGCCAGGccaagagagagaagaaagcTGCTCGCaaagaggagaagcgaaAGCGCCAAAAGCTCAAGGATGGGTCTGCGGAGACTGGCTCGGCGCAGTCGTCGAGTGAAACCTCCAACTCAGAGAAATGCAAGGAAAGCAAAGAGGAGCGGCGGTTGAGGcggaaagagaagaaagaaaagagggagaagaaagaaaaggagaaagaaagacgcAAATCAGACGACGACGGTACAGTGGATGttgcaaagaaagcaaaaagCACCAAGTTGTCAGCCATCGAGGAAGATTATCCCACGCCCATGTCAACGGACACCGATTCGGATCCAGACCGACTGGACTCTACTGCGACGAATGACGAATCTGTAcggagaaaggagaagaaagacagcAAAGAGAAACGGACATCCCGAGAGagcaagaagtccaagaagaaagagagcggAGTGGATGTCGAATCCAAGGTGACGAAAAAGTCCAAGGacaaaaaagacaagaagacaTCCAAGTCTAAAGATGTCTGA